From the genome of Triticum aestivum cultivar Chinese Spring chromosome 1A, IWGSC CS RefSeq v2.1, whole genome shotgun sequence:
ttacctcagaccttcgggttcatagttagtagctagatggcttcttttctctttttggatctcaatacaaagttctcccctctcttgtggagatctattcgatgtaatcttctttttgcggtgtgtttgttgagaccgatgaattgtgggtttatgatcaagtctatctatgaataatatttgaatcttctctgaattcttttatgtatgattggttatctttgcaagtctgttcgaattatccgtttggtttggccaactagattggtagttcttgccatgggaaaagtgcttaactttgggttcaatcttgcggtgtcctttcccagtgacagaaggggcagcaaggcacgtattgcatcgttgccatcgaggataacaagatggggtttatttcatattgcatgaatttatctctctacatcatgtcgtcttgcttaatgcgttactctgtttttaacttaatactctagatgcatgctggatagcggtcgatgagtggagtaatagtagtagatgcagattcgtttcggtttacttgtcacggacgtgatgcctatatacatgatcatgcctagatattctcataactatgctcaattctgtcaattgctcaacagtaatttgttcacccaccgtagaatacttatgctcttgagagaagccactagtgaaacctatggcccccgggtccattctcatcatatcaatctccatcactttaatcttgatttgcttttttactttgcttttactttttactttgcatctttataccaaaaataccaaaaatattatatctatcagatctcactatcgtaagtgaccgtgaagggattgacaacccctaatcgcgttggttgcgagtagctatcgttttgtgcaggtacgagggacttgagcgtggcctcctactggattgatatcttggttctcaaaaactgagggaaatacttacgctactctgctgcatcatcccttccacttcggggaaaaccaatgcaagctcaagacgtagtaaccatgaataaagtgtgaaccaccatcagtcattaaatatctagggactccaaacctcgggaaaataacttccttcagcattttaatagaagtgttatgatcggcactactagttggaatagcttctacccacttagtaacgtaatcaacagcaactaaaatatgtgtgtatccattagaggcaggaaaaggtctcatataatcaaagccccaaacatcaaacggttcaataacaagtgaataattcataggcatttcttgacgtctactaatattaccaattctttgacattcatcacaagacaagacaaacttacgggcatccttgaagagagtaggccaataaaaaccagattgcaataccttatgtgcaattctatctccagcgtggtgtcctccataagcctcagagtgacacttgcgtaggatctgttcctgttcatgctcaggtacacaacgtctaataacacaatctactccttctttataaagatgtggatcatcccaaaagtaatgtcttaaatcatagaaaaactttttcttttgctggtatgtgaagctaggtggtataaacttagcaacaatataattagcataatcagcataccatggagtactacgagaagtacttataacatttaattgttcatcagaagagctatcattaataggtagtgggtcatcaagaacattctctaacctagacaagttgtctgcaacggggttctcagctccctttctaccaacaatatgcaaatcaaattcttgtagcaggagaacccatctgatgagtctaggtttagcatctttcttttccataaggtatttaatagcagcatgatcagtgtgaacagttactttagaatcaacaatataaggtctgaacttatcacaagcaaatacaactgctaaaagctcttttttagtagtagcataatttctttgagcattgtctagagtcttactagcataatgaataacatttaatttcttatcaactctttgccctagaacaacacctacaacataatcactagcatcacacataatttcaaagggtaaattccaatcaggtggctgaacaacaggtgcatagactaatgctttcttaagtatttcaaatgcttctacacaatcattatcaaagacaaatggtatatatttttgcaataaattagtcagaggccgggaaatttttgagaagtctttaatgaacctcctgtaaaatctggtgtgaccaaggaaacttcttatacctttgatgtccttgggacatggcatcttttcaatagcatcgaccttggctttatcaacttcaatacctctttcagaaactttatgccccaagacaataccttcattaaccataaagtggcacttttcccaattcaagacaagattagtttcttcacatctctgtaaaactcgatcaagattgctcaagcaatcatcaaaagaggaaccatagacggaaaaatcatccatgaaaacctcacaaatcttttcacaaaagtcagagaatatagccatcatgcatctttgaaaggtagcaggtacattacataaaccaaaaggcatacgtctataagcaaaagtaccaaaagggcatgtaaaagtagtctttgattgatctctagccgacacaggtatttgagagaaaccagaataaccatctagaaagcagtaatgtgtatgtttgcataatctttctagcatttgatcaataaagggtaaggggtaatgatctttcttagtagccttatttaatttacggaaatcagttaccatcctataacctgtaataattctatgtggactcaattcatctttatcattaggaacaacagtaatacctccctttttagggacacaatggacaggacttacccactgactattagcaacgggataaattatacctgcctccagaagcttgagtatttcttttcttaccacttctttcattttaggattcagacgtcgttgaggatcacgaactggtttggcgtccgcctccaaatttattttatgttgacatagagtgggactaatgcccttaagatcatcaagagtatatccaatagcagcacggtgcttcttcagagttttcaataatctttcttcttcatgctctgaaaggttagcactaataataacaggatatatcttcttttcatcaagataagcatatttaagattatcaggcaatggtttaagctcaaacacgggatcacccttgggtggagaaggatcccctaaaatttcaacaggtaaattgtgttgcagaataggttcctgtttaaagaatacttcatctatttcccttctttcattcatgaacatatcattttcatggtctagcaaatagtgttctaaaggatcactaggaggtacggcaatagaagcaagaccaataatctcatccttactaggtaattctttctcacgatgttgtttactaaatttagagaaattaaactcatgaaccatatcatccaagccaatagtaacaacattcttttcgcaatctatcctagcattatcagtgttcaagaagggtctaccaaatataatgggacaaaaactatcttgcggagaagtaagaacaagaaaatcagcaggatatttagttttcccacacaagacttcaacatctctaacaatttcaATTGGTGAAattgtatctctattggcaagtttaattgtgacatcaataccttctaacttagcaggtgcaatttcattcttaatttcttcgtataaagtatgcggtataacactagcactcgcacccatatcacataagccatgataacaatgatctcctattttaacagaaataacatgcatgcgtaccacaggtctatgtttatctttagcacaaggtttagcaattctagcagtttcatcttcgaactgaataacatgcccatcaatattatcagacaagagatctttaacaataacaATATTAGGTTCTATTTTAACTTGCTtagggggtgtataagttctaatattgcttttacgaagaatagttgaatctttagcatgatcctttactctaacagggaaatgtgatttctcaacataagaagtaggaacaataggatcattataagtgatagtctttttttcaactttaataggtgcagctacttttacttctatgtgaggatgatatttaaaccacttcttcttagggagatcaacataagtagcaaaatattcacagaaagaagctactatctcagagtcaagtccatatttagtgctaaacttacggaaaatatcggtgtccacaaaagatttaacacaatcaaacttaggtgtcatacctgactccttaccttcgtcgaggtcccaatcttcagagttacgtttaattctatctaataaattccatctgaattcaatagtcttcatcataaaagagccagcacaagaagtatcgagcatggtttgattattatgagaaagccgagcataaaaactttgcataattatttctctcgagagctcatgattggggcatgaatataacattgatttaagcctcccccaagcttgagcgatgctttctcctttgcgaggccagaaattatatatataattgcgatcacaatgaacaagatgcatagggtagtacttttgatgaaattctaacttcaatcttttatagttccatgatctcatatcatcacatagcctataccatatcaatgcgtctcccttcaaagataaagggaagaccttcttcttagcaatatcatcgggtatacctgcaaacttaaataatccacaaacttcatccacatatattaactgctcatcaggatgctttgttccatctcctgtaaaagggttagctagcagtttttccatcatacccgaaggaaattcaaaaggagtttcattttcaatcggttcagtaggttgaggagcaactctttgctctactggacagggtgaacataccccgaacaagcccctcatagaattactttccatactaacaagtgatagtaaatttcagcacactatataaatttttccttaccaaattccacctaccaaaggcgctacactcctcggcaacgacgccagaaaagagtcttgatgacccacaagtataagggatctaacgtagtcctttcgataagtaagagtgtcgaacccaacgaggagtagaaggaaatgataagcggttttcagcaaggtattctctgcaagtactgaaataaatggtaacagatagttttgtgataagataaattgtgacgagaaacaagtaacaaaagtaaataaagtgcagcaaggtggcccaatcctttttgtagcaaagaacaagccagaacaaactcttataataagaaaagcgctcccgaggacacatgggaatatcgtcaagctagttttcatcacgttcatatgattcgcgttcgatattttgataatttgatatgtgggtggaccggtgcttgggtgctgttcttacttgaacaagcgtcccacttatgattaacctctattgcaagcatctgcaactacaacaaaagtattaaggtaaacctaaccatagcatgaaacatatggatccaaatcagcctcttacgaagcaacgcataaactagggtttaagcttctgtcactctagcaacccatcatctacttattacttcccaatgccttcctctaggcccaaataatggtgaagtgttatgtagtcgacgttcacataacaccactagaggctagacaacatacatcttatcaaaatatcaaacgaataccaaattcacatgactactaatagcaagacttctcccttgtcctcaggaacaaacgtaattactcacaaagcatattcatgttcataatcagaggagtaataatatgcatataggatctgaacatatgatcttccaccaaataaaccaactagcatcaactacaaggagtaatcaacactactagcaacctactagtaccaatcccggactttgagataagaattggatacaagagatgaactagggtttggagatgagatggtgctggtgaagatgttgatggagattgccctctcccgatgagaggagcgttggtgatgacgatggtgatgatttccccctcccggagggaagtatctccggcagaatagctctgccggagctatagattggttccgccaaggttccgtctcgtggcggcggagtctcgcccgaaaagttccttcttatttttttctcattgaaagatctcatataggagaagatggatgtcggagacccaccagggggcccacgaggtaggggggcgcgccctagggggggcgtcccccaccctcgtgagcagggtgtgggccccctggccttcatctttggcgatgatttttctttatttattttaagatgttccgtggagtttcaggacttttggagttgcgtagaatatgtctctaatatttgctccttttccagcccagaattccagctgccggcattctccctccttatgtaaaccttataaaataagagagaataaagtgaaataacagtccataatgcaataaatatcgatataaaagcatgatgcaaaatggacgtatcagaccgcTGGCCCCTATCTTTTTAGCAATCCCCGTGAAGCTTTGTTTAAGgacgccgataagtgccacacgtgtgggtgttagggagtccgcccacacattttgtgtggtgtataagaggaacagcccacacacctacgtgtgggcaaaacaattagcgcccacacgcctcttttttcccttccgatccctctcacacgcgtgcgtgtgggtgaagttgataacgcccacacgcccgtatgtcaggcctcgtacctcctggtcccgcacgccacgcgtgacggtcaccgcgtgcccgcagttgccatggtccagaccctcgtccatgttcgtttaattgcagttgccatgtcgctgaactacagttgccatgtcggacaactgcagttgccatggttgctcaactgcagttgccatgtatggtctgatctaatgtagttgccatgatttcataactttaggagttgccacacactaacactaggcagttgagagatttgccatgtgctcacaagcatgctagggcagttgccatgtacatgcacgttagggcagttgccatgtaccatgcaaaaacatatggcaactcggtaaaagagagttgccatctgcttacgtgcacactaggcagttgccgtgtaccctgcaaaacacatggcaaactcGGGTAAAAAAAAGAGAGTTGCCGCCTGCTTATAAAAGCACAttaggggcagttgccatgtgcagtgcaaaaacacatgacaactagcagcttgggtgtgggagaggagaagggcgtgtgggcaagatgccaaatgcccacacactagcccttgtgtgtgcgtgcaaagtggtgtgtgggcgaactgctgaacgcccacacaccagcccctcctaTGTGATGAAACGGCCGTGTGGGCGACCggctgaacgcccacacaccagaccagtcctacgtggcactagAAACATGACAAGATTCGTGCGCTCATGaacggacgcggatccacgcgtgtgggcgagatgcaaacgcccacacgtgtgggcgttaacattttcgTTGTTTAATGGACGTGTCTAGAACTCAGTCGGTCTCAGTCGAGTGACGCCAACGTGGTGTTTTTTGCTACAAGCGGCACGGTTCGATGCTACAAACGGGGACGAGAAATATTACAACGGTATTGTAAGCAACAACAATAAATGTGACAACCATTCTAACTGAAATACTATAGCCTTCAATGAAGGATGTTGCAACCGGTAAGATGACATGCTACCAATCGATGAGGGACGACATGCTACAACCAGCAAGACGGATATTGCAACTGATAAGAAAAAATATTGCAAACGATGGCAAAAGTGTTGCATGGTCGTCTGAAACTTAGTTAAATCCCAGTTGACTGATTTTTAGCATGCGCGTTATTGAATTTCCTCGACTACTAAATGTTGTAGTACTTGGCGAGGAGCACGCTACGAATCACCTCGTCTAGGTTGGCCTCTGCGGCCCCACCTGGCAGCGACGCACGCTGGGCCTTCTCCTTCCACTCCGCCGCATGCCGCCTCATCTCCCGCCCCTTGCCCCCCACCATCGCCTCGCGTATCATCGCCGCCACTTCCGCCCGCTTCACCTCGCCGCCGATCTCCATCCCGATCCCCCACTCGGTGCACTTGTACCGACAGTTGGTCTGCTGCTCCCCGGCGAACGGCCAGCACAGCATCGGCACGCCGGCGGAGATGCTCTCGAGCGTGGAGTTCCAGCCGGAGTGCGTCAGGAACACCCCCACCGCCTCGTGCCCGAGGACCTCCGCCTGCGGGCACCACGTCGTGAGCATGGCGCGGCCGTGGACCGATGCTAGGAACTCCGGCGGCATCACGGCGGTCTCTCCCCTGACGAGGTCCGGCCGGACGTTCCATATGAACGTGTAGCCGCTGTCGGCCAGCCCCCACCCGAGCTCCAGGAGCTGCTCGTTCGTCATCACGGCGACGCTTCCGTAGTTGACGTACACGACGGCTCCGGCGCCGTGCCCGTCGAGCCACGCGAGGAGGCCGTCCTGCTCCTTCCAGAGGTTGGAGCCGAGGCCGTCGAGCGGGGTGCCGGTGGGGACGACGCTGCTGGCGTGGAgatgcagcgggccgacggtgtacaTGGGCGGGAGGATGGCGTGCATGGCGTCGAGAACCGGCTGCTCGAGTGCGTCGAAGGTGTTGAGCAGCACGGCGTCGGGGAGCGACAGCCTCTCGGCCTCGCGCATGACGTAGTTGAGCATGATGTCGTCGCGGTCGGTGGTGCGGATCATCGTCGGGAAGTCGCGCAGCCGTATGCCATGGCACATGCCGCTCATGCCGTCGACCGCCGTGTCGAGATGCCCATTGTCCGTCAGCTGCTCCTCGTCTGCACACAAGCGGCAAAGGCAACACTCTGTTAATTCTAAGGACATCATGGCGCGCCAAGAAACGAAGCGGCAGCCCAGCACGGTATAGAATAGGATCAATAGATAGACCTTTGAAAGGCACAAGATCCCGGTCGATTAGCCGACGGAAGTGGCGGTAACCCATGAACCCGCAAGCGCTGGACGTCCACAACGCGGCGCAAGGCACGCCGAGCTCCTGCGCGGCATCGTAGCTGAACGATGCGACACCGTCGACGACGAGGCAGGTGATCGGCGGCACCCCGGAGCCCGGGTCATTGAGCTTGGCAAGAAGGGCCCGGAGGTGGGGGAGAAAGGTGGTCATCATGGCGTAGCACAGGGCGGGGACGTCCTGGGTGGCGTCGGCGTCTGACGCGGGGAGCCCGTCCGGTATCGCGGCGAAGCGGAAGCTCGGGAGGCCGTCAAGTGCCGCCGCCCCGCGGGAGCGGAGCAGCCGGCGATGGTTGAACTCGGTGTTGACGAAGGTGATGTGGAAGCCCCGGGCGTGGAGCAGCTTGGCCATCTCCAGCATCGGCGTGATGTGCCCTTGCGCCGGTGCCGGCAGGCACACGGCGTGCGGCTTCTCGCCTTCTTCCACGCCCATCGCCGGCGGCACACTTTCCCTTCCCTATCTATTGATCTGGATATTCAGAACAGCAACCTTGTGTCGCTGCCGGGCCATTGGAAAGAAAACTGCACACCGTTGTTGTTTTGTGAACGCAATTCCAAAAGGAAATCCTGGCATTGCACGTGACGAAGACTTTTCGGCCTGCTTATCTACACATAGGTGTGGCTGGAAAAAGGAGTACGACATAGCTAGAGATAACAGGTGATGGATGAAGCAATAATCTTCTTTTTTGTTTTCCCCGTTCAGAGCATATGTTGCCATTTTTTAGCCACACTGACTAGTCCTAAATTGTTTCATTTACTTTGAGGGTAAGAGTAATAAATCACTCAACACGGCACATTAGATTCCGATTGCATCTTCCGGGGACTCTTTGCAATCATCATTTGGTCACCATGCTCCCTTACTGGTCCTAAATTGTTGATAACGGGAACGACATCTGACAAGATAATAATTATGTTCATCCACTTTTGTTTGACAAGATTATGTTCATCCATTTCTACTCTAACCCAAATAGATATAAAACCAGAACAAGAAATAACATTAACCCAGGTCACATGAGTAGTGCCCGTGAGATTATAACTTCATGCAGGCCCGCATGATCTATGCCGAGGAGAATTGATGGACAAGATAAAGGTGAAGTAAAAAAAACATAAGAAAATATNNNNNNNNNNNNNNNNNNNNNNNNNNNNNNNNNNNNNNNNNNNNNNNNNNNNNNNNNNNNNNNNNNNNNNNNNNNNNNNNNNNNNNNNNNNNNNNNNNNNNNNNNNNNNNNNNNNNNNNNNNNNNNNNNNNNNNNNNNNNNNNNNNNNNNNNNNNNNNNNNNNNNNNNNNNNNNNNNNNNNNNNNNNNNNNNNNNNNNNNNNNNNNNNNNNNNNNNNNNNNNNNNNNNNNNNNNNNNNNNNNNNNNNNNNNNNNNNNNNNNNNNNNNNNNNNNNNTACATGAAAAGTAAGAAGATAAGAGATAATAAAACCCACTACTTAGTGCAATCAACGGATTGGATCTATCTTACACTTTTGCCTCTCATGTGAAAATGAGAGATAGGAGTGAGCATGTTAAAAAACCTCAGAGAGATGGTCTCTTGGCAACAATATGTCTCACCACTTTTCTAGCAATGCCTAGTTATTAGCAATAAGATTAAGAGATAACCATTGTACATCATATTTTTGTTGGAGTTAAATGCACTAGAGGTTCTAAAAAGTTTTGACGGGGTGTCATTTTAGTCCTAATTCTTCCAAAATGCACCTTTAGGTCCTAATTCTTCAGTAAGTGGTTCGTCCGAGGTCCTTTTTTCACGAGCGCTCATTGACCTGCCTGCGTGGCGCATTGACCCATGCCACATGAGCACAGGGCCCATCCGCCAGGCGAGAAACGTCCTAAAAGTTTCTGGGCAGTGTCACTTTAGTCCTACTTCTTTCAAAATGCGCGTTTAGGTCCTAATTCTATAGTAAGTGGTTCACCCGAGGTCCTTTTTTGCTCGAGCGGTTGCTGACCTGCTCGCGTGACGCGTTGAGCCACACCATGTCAACTTAGAGGCTGTTGCGGTTGCTCTTTCTTACAGAAAGCCCTTTGTAAACCCCCCCCCCTCTTGACATTTTCCAGCCCCTACCGAAATCCTCTCGTGCCCACACCGTCGCGAGCATTTTGAAAAAAGTAGGACTGAGGTGATACTGCCCAGAAACTTTTAGGACCTCCAGTGTATTTCTCTCGCCTGGCGATTGGGCCCTCTGTTGACGTGCCGTGGGTCAATGCACCAAGTGGGCATGTCAGCAAGCGCTCGTGAAAAAAAGACCTCGGGTGAACCACTTACTAATGAATTAGGACCTAAAGGTGCATTTTGAAAGAATTAGAACTAAAGTGGCACCCCGACGAAACTTTCAGGACCTCCAGTGCATTTAATTTTTTTGTTGCCTTCTCTAAATTATGTGTCAGATTTAAGATGAGAtaatcttatcaaccattgtacatgccctaacaacATCCAAATCTGTTATGGATAAAGGAGAGAGAAGAAACGAGTAGCAAAAAAGATTATGCTTCACAACGTGATCGGTAGTGCTCCACAGCCCTCAAATCCTTAACTCCTCTAGCCGAAAACCACCAACCAACTCTCGATTGAATAGCCAGGAGATCGTGTCCTCCTATTCGACGACCGAGGCGAAAGATAGCGCAAAAGTGCGCACCCCCCTCCATCCCGTGCACGATTTGTGTAGGCCCATGTGCGGGTGCGTGGCGCCCCTGTTTATTTCCCTCCTTTTACAGTTTACGCTTCTTTTATTTTTATAgatgattatgtattattatacaactcccggttaagattttttgcaggcaaactcctttctaaatggaaaggtccttatatcatcgaggaggtctaccgttccgatgccataaaaatcaacaacttcgaagacaCAAATTCGagagtggtgaacggtcaaagaatcaaacattatatgcTATCTTTCTTCTTTGTACGGTGCGATGTATCCCTTTTTGCTAGGATAGCCATCATCGGAAAGGTAGTGCTTGTGTGAAAAGGACAAAGTGAACAATCCATATAAGTTGTagtccctctgttcacttttataagataCTTATTTCATACAACTGAAAAGTGAACTGTTTTGGGTATTGTCTTAAATGTCTAAACagtcttacaaaagtgaacggagagAGTGCATAGATGTAATGAACTATAAAAATGAAAATGCTCCTACCCTTCGGGTAGATGTGGGAAGGTGGCCAAACACACACTAATCAACATGTTTTCCATGatggaaaaaaaaggaaaaccgaCCCATGTTCTCCACATCGTCCGCCGCCGTCGACGTCCTGGTCACCATACGTGATCTTATCCGATCATCTCCTTCCTGAAAAAGAACAAAGATTATCGGACGTCACGATGCCGGCCCCCCACAAGTGGCTGCTATGGTTATTCCAACGAATCCATTGTTTATGTGTCAGTTACCAAGTCATTGTTCGACACATCCATCGTCGGACCGGTCTCCCTTTCAGTTAAAAATACTGTACAAGCAATTAACTATCACGTACAAGCAGACAGGTGATGAGAGCAAATCCAGCTACGCTGAGCCTCGGCTAGGCATGCCGATCTGCCCTCGGTTACGTGGAGCGAGTAATTCAAATGCTCCAACCACCCGGCGGCGATACGATCGTATGTGGTAGGAACAAGAGCGCGCTCACCTCAAAGTATTCGAGCTAGCCGCCCATGCCACGAACGCGGTGGAGCCTAATCAGCTCACGGTGCAGTGCATATCCACTCCATGTACAGTGCCCCCGCATGGGCATGGCCGCATCATTTCCGGATCATGTGATGGACCTGCGCGCGCA
Proteins encoded in this window:
- the LOC123189636 gene encoding 7-deoxyloganetin glucosyltransferase — translated: MGVEEGEKPHAVCLPAPAQGHITPMLEMAKLLHARGFHITFVNTEFNHRRLLRSRGAAALDGLPSFRFAAIPDGLPASDADATQDVPALCYAMMTTFLPHLRALLAKLNDPGSGVPPITCLVVDGVASFSYDAAQELGVPCAALWTSSACGFMGYRHFRRLIDRDLVPFKDEEQLTDNGHLDTAVDGMSGMCHGIRLRDFPTMIRTTDRDDIMLNYVMREAERLSLPDAVLLNTFDALEQPVLDAMHAILPPMYTVGPLHLHASSVVPTGTPLDGLGSNLWKEQDGLLAWLDGHGAGAVVYVNYGSVAVMTNEQLLELGWGLADSGYTFIWNVRPDLVRGETAVMPPEFLASVHGRAMLTTWCPQAEVLGHEAVGVFLTHSGWNSTLESISAGVPMLCWPFAGEQQTNCRYKCTEWGIGMEIGGEVKRAEVAAMIREAMVGGKGREMRRHAAEWKEKAQRASLPGGAAEANLDEVIRSVLLAKYYNI